From Acidithiobacillus sp., the proteins below share one genomic window:
- a CDS encoding site-specific integrase, which yields MATLTPRHDREDLLIGWQAKIRKKGYPVQNQTFRTKAEALEWATVVESEMVRGIWRNRVEAESTTLREALERYLVEVSPLKKSHKQESYRITDWKQRPIAQRYLASIRGKDVADTVREMQSEGKSANTISLHLAILSHLFTIARKEWGMESLVNPVELVRKPKKPQGRDRRLVDDEEQRLLDACRATNPELAHIVTIAIETAMRQGEIIGMTWDLVDLKRHTVTLLTTKNGSKRIVPLSNTAVGTLQGMPRRMDGRVWTYTQDGLKSSWIKAVKRTAIDDLTFHDLRHEATSRLFEKGFNPMEVSSITGHKNMQMLRRYTHLKAEDLAKRMG from the coding sequence ATGGCCACGCTCACACCGCGCCACGACCGCGAAGACCTCCTCATCGGCTGGCAAGCCAAAATTCGGAAGAAGGGATACCCCGTTCAGAACCAAACATTCCGAACCAAAGCGGAGGCATTGGAATGGGCTACGGTTGTCGAGTCAGAAATGGTGAGAGGCATCTGGCGGAACCGCGTCGAGGCTGAATCCACCACCCTACGGGAGGCCTTGGAACGCTATCTGGTTGAGGTATCGCCGCTCAAGAAAAGTCACAAGCAGGAATCCTACCGCATTACGGATTGGAAACAACGCCCCATCGCTCAACGTTATCTGGCGTCCATTCGGGGCAAGGACGTTGCGGACACAGTCAGGGAGATGCAATCAGAGGGTAAATCAGCCAACACTATCAGCCTGCACTTGGCCATTTTATCCCACCTATTCACCATCGCCCGAAAAGAATGGGGCATGGAATCCCTCGTCAACCCGGTCGAGCTCGTTCGCAAGCCGAAGAAACCACAAGGACGTGATCGCCGACTTGTCGACGACGAGGAACAACGACTCCTGGATGCCTGTCGAGCCACCAACCCCGAACTGGCACATATCGTAACCATTGCCATCGAAACGGCCATGCGCCAAGGCGAGATCATCGGCATGACTTGGGATCTGGTGGATTTGAAAAGACACACTGTCACACTGTTAACCACCAAAAATGGCTCGAAACGTATCGTACCGCTATCCAACACAGCCGTCGGCACACTACAGGGCATGCCCCGCCGTATGGATGGTAGAGTCTGGACATATACCCAAGATGGCCTGAAATCCTCCTGGATTAAAGCCGTTAAACGCACCGCAATCGATGATCTAACATTTCACGATCTACGACACGAAGCCACTAGCCGACTTTTCGAAAAAGGGTTTAATCCGATGGAAGTCAGCAGCATTACAGGGCATAAAAACATGCAAATGCTCAGGAGATACACCCACCTTAAGGCAGAAGACCTCGCAAAACGTATGGGATAA
- a CDS encoding IS5 family transposase encodes MAGLVGQTGFFPGDRRLRELDLLGDGLPLLNRLIPWERFRPILESVPKAKPKGPGGRKPYDRMLLFKMMVLQQLHNLSDEQTEYQVRDRLSFQRFLGLGLEEAVPDHTTLWLFRESLAQAKLTERLFTAFHAFLREAGYAARAGQIIDASFVTVPRQRLHRKKREQVNQGETPQTWQDQPAKRRQKDTDARWTKKNGRSFFGYKNHINVDKRHKLIHQYMVTDAAVHDSQCLEALLDPENQGVQVFADSAYRSTEAEQMLCQKGYRSQIHEKAQRNRPLTKAQELANTRRSHHRARVEHAFGAMVQQGGKFLRTIGMARAEVKIGITHALCSSCKMVAFQNNRGTRNKIRAVIATLQLPQ; translated from the coding sequence ATGGCAGGACTGGTAGGGCAAACAGGATTCTTCCCCGGAGACCGCCGGTTGCGGGAACTGGATTTGCTGGGCGACGGCCTGCCGCTGCTCAATCGGCTCATTCCCTGGGAGCGCTTCCGCCCAATTCTGGAGAGTGTGCCGAAGGCCAAGCCCAAAGGGCCGGGAGGGAGAAAGCCCTACGACCGGATGCTGCTCTTCAAGATGATGGTGTTACAGCAACTGCACAATCTCAGCGACGAACAAACCGAATACCAGGTTCGGGATCGCCTCAGTTTTCAGCGTTTCCTGGGGCTTGGGTTGGAGGAAGCCGTACCCGATCACACGACCTTGTGGCTATTCCGTGAATCACTGGCCCAGGCCAAGCTGACGGAGCGACTGTTCACGGCCTTCCATGCTTTTCTGCGGGAAGCTGGCTACGCCGCACGGGCCGGGCAAATCATCGACGCGAGTTTTGTGACGGTTCCACGGCAACGGCTGCACCGGAAGAAACGGGAACAGGTCAATCAGGGCGAAACACCCCAGACGTGGCAGGATCAGCCCGCCAAGCGCCGCCAGAAAGACACCGATGCCCGCTGGACCAAAAAGAATGGCCGCAGTTTCTTCGGATACAAGAACCATATCAACGTGGACAAGCGCCACAAGCTGATTCATCAGTACATGGTCACGGATGCCGCTGTGCATGACAGTCAGTGCCTGGAAGCGCTTCTGGACCCGGAGAATCAGGGCGTACAGGTTTTTGCGGACAGCGCCTATCGTTCAACGGAAGCGGAGCAAATGCTATGTCAAAAAGGTTACCGCAGCCAAATCCACGAGAAGGCGCAACGCAACCGCCCCTTGACCAAGGCCCAGGAGTTGGCCAACACGCGCCGGTCACACCACCGCGCACGGGTTGAGCATGCCTTTGGCGCCATGGTACAGCAGGGTGGTAAGTTTCTGCGCACCATTGGTATGGCTCGCGCTGAAGTCAAAATCGGTATTACGCATGCGCTGTGCAGTTCATGCAAGATGGTGGCCTTCCAGAATAACAGGGGTACGAGGAATAAAATCCGTGCCGTCATAGCTACTCTTCAGTTGCCGCAGTGA
- the lolB gene encoding lipoprotein insertase outer membrane protein LolB — MRILYPRALTRRPARRPIRILVALLLTGVLSACATTPLIQPPTHVILPTTERNQVVASLKYWQASGQAALSTPKTSEDFGFRWKQSPRHQELSIYDALGRTVARIEADPQGAHLQLANGETRQADNLGALLALVLHVDLPASELPDWILGLRNATATEQLNPDGLPEVLHSGPWQIHYLQYAPIGGLTMPKLLQATGPEGITLRLAITQWRMGGHSAP, encoded by the coding sequence ATGAGAATCCTTTATCCCAGAGCACTCACCCGGCGCCCGGCCAGGAGACCCATCCGCATACTGGTTGCGCTCCTGCTCACCGGCGTGCTATCCGCCTGCGCCACCACACCTCTCATCCAGCCGCCCACCCACGTCATCCTGCCAACGACCGAGAGAAATCAAGTCGTCGCCAGCCTGAAATATTGGCAAGCCAGTGGGCAGGCCGCTCTCAGCACACCCAAAACGAGCGAAGATTTCGGATTCCGCTGGAAGCAGTCCCCCCGACACCAGGAACTTTCCATTTACGACGCGCTCGGCCGTACGGTTGCCCGTATCGAAGCCGACCCACAAGGGGCGCATCTGCAGCTGGCCAATGGCGAGACACGACAAGCGGACAATCTGGGTGCCCTCCTCGCGCTGGTCCTCCATGTCGATCTGCCCGCGAGTGAATTACCAGACTGGATACTTGGCCTGCGCAACGCGACGGCAACCGAACAACTGAATCCAGACGGCCTGCCGGAAGTACTCCACAGCGGCCCCTGGCAGATCCATTATCTCCAATATGCGCCGATAGGCGGACTGACCATGCCCAAGCTGCTCCAGGCCACTGGGCCGGAGGGTATCACCCTGCGTTTGGCCATCACCCAGTGGCGGATGGGAGGCCATAGCGCCCCATGA
- a CDS encoding ribose-phosphate pyrophosphokinase, protein MAHGNLMVFSGNANPILAAQVARFLQIPIGRAEVSSFSDGEVFVEILENVRGRDVFVLQPTCAPTNDHLMELLTMIDALKRASANRITAAMPYFGYARQDRKSRSRTAITAKLVADLITTAGANRVLTMDLHADQIQGFFDVPVDNIYASPILLGDIWRQSYPELIVVSPDVGGVVRARAIAKRLEVDLAIIDKRRPRPNESVVMNIIGDVDGRTCVLVDDMVDTANTLCEAAHALKARGAVKVCAYCTHPVLSGPAMERIERSELDELVITDTIPLRPDAQASSKIRVLSIAELLAETIRRIAEEDSVSSLFMD, encoded by the coding sequence ATGGCCCACGGCAATCTCATGGTCTTCAGCGGGAACGCCAATCCCATCCTCGCCGCTCAGGTGGCGCGCTTCCTGCAAATTCCCATTGGCCGTGCGGAAGTCAGTTCCTTCAGCGACGGCGAAGTCTTCGTCGAAATTCTGGAAAATGTGCGTGGGCGGGATGTTTTCGTACTCCAGCCCACCTGTGCGCCCACCAATGACCACCTCATGGAACTGTTGACCATGATCGACGCACTGAAACGCGCCTCAGCCAACCGCATTACCGCTGCCATGCCGTATTTCGGCTATGCCCGGCAAGATCGCAAATCCCGCTCACGCACAGCCATCACCGCCAAGCTGGTTGCAGATCTCATCACCACTGCCGGTGCCAACCGGGTCCTCACGATGGATCTGCATGCCGACCAGATTCAGGGTTTTTTTGACGTACCGGTGGATAACATTTATGCCTCACCTATTCTCCTCGGCGATATTTGGCGACAGAGCTACCCGGAATTGATTGTGGTTTCTCCTGACGTGGGCGGCGTCGTCCGCGCCCGCGCCATTGCCAAACGCCTTGAAGTAGATCTCGCCATTATCGACAAACGGCGCCCGCGCCCCAATGAATCAGTCGTCATGAATATTATTGGAGACGTGGACGGCCGCACCTGCGTTCTCGTGGACGACATGGTCGATACGGCCAACACGCTCTGCGAAGCGGCCCATGCCCTCAAGGCACGCGGTGCCGTCAAAGTCTGCGCTTACTGTACTCACCCGGTGCTGTCTGGTCCCGCTATGGAACGCATCGAAAGGTCCGAACTGGACGAACTGGTTATCACCGACACCATACCGCTCAGGCCGGATGCTCAGGCCAGCAGCAAGATTCGCGTGCTGTCCATTGCCGAACTGCTGGCCGAAACTATCCGCCGGATTGCGGAAGAGGACTCCGTCAGCTCGCTGTTCATGGATTAA
- the ispE gene encoding 4-(cytidine 5'-diphospho)-2-C-methyl-D-erythritol kinase, with amino-acid sequence MSESYPAPAKLNLMLRVVDQRSDGYHELQTVFQFVDLADQIQFSSRPAGQFSRSGGPEGVAEADDLSIRAAQRLADVGGVREGVHIHIDKTLPMGGGIGGGSSDAATTLIVLNRLWRTGLRHEELMAIGASLGADVPIFIFGRSAWAEGVGERLRVLDALPESHYVLLHPQVSVSTGEIFTAPELTRHHVPITIGAFLGGATENTLEPTVCARYPEVHRGMRWLRSQGVHDVRLTGSGACVFGLAADAVSAQRIAARVPAPWRAWPVRGCNKHPLYDPAEQ; translated from the coding sequence ATGAGCGAAAGTTACCCCGCCCCCGCGAAGCTGAATCTGATGCTGCGCGTTGTCGATCAGCGCAGCGACGGTTATCACGAGCTGCAAACGGTATTTCAGTTTGTCGACCTGGCTGACCAGATCCAGTTCAGCTCGCGCCCCGCCGGGCAATTTTCCCGCAGCGGCGGACCAGAAGGCGTGGCCGAAGCCGACGATCTCAGCATCCGCGCCGCGCAACGCCTGGCCGATGTCGGTGGCGTCCGTGAGGGTGTGCATATTCATATCGACAAAACCCTGCCCATGGGCGGGGGTATCGGCGGTGGCTCCTCGGATGCCGCCACCACCCTTATCGTGCTTAACCGGCTGTGGCGTACTGGTCTGCGCCACGAAGAACTCATGGCGATTGGCGCCAGCCTTGGTGCTGATGTTCCTATATTCATATTCGGGCGCAGCGCCTGGGCGGAGGGTGTAGGCGAGCGCCTGCGCGTGCTCGATGCTCTCCCGGAAAGCCATTATGTGCTGCTGCATCCGCAGGTATCGGTAAGCACCGGGGAGATATTCACCGCCCCTGAATTGACACGGCACCATGTGCCCATCACAATAGGCGCGTTTCTCGGCGGGGCAACGGAAAACACCCTGGAACCTACGGTTTGTGCCCGCTATCCAGAAGTCCATCGTGGCATGCGCTGGTTAAGAAGCCAAGGCGTGCACGACGTTCGTTTGACGGGTAGTGGTGCTTGTGTTTTCGGGTTGGCGGCAGATGCCGTTTCCGCGCAACGGATTGCCGCGCGGGTACCTGCTCCCTGGCGCGCATGGCCCGTGCGTGGATGTAATAAACACCCACTTTACGATCCCGCCGAGCAATGA